The sequence TCACCTGCGTGCTGCGCCGCACCTGCACCCGCAACACCGCTATTACCATTTTCGATTAcggcaccaccaccaccaccgccagcGCCAGCGCTGGCAGTATTAGCGCGCATTTCCTGTTCCTTTTGCATGGCAGCATTCATTGCAGCCGCTGCAGCAGCTGCTACCGCAGCTGCGCTGGCACCTGGAGGTATATGCAAAGGTGTTCCCTCATCGTACATGCCACCGCCGCCCATTGAATTACCCAGGCCATCGCCCAATTGAGCTTCGACAAAATGGTTGGGCAGAAAACGTTCCATTTTGCTGTTATTGCTGCTCGAATCGGTGGAGAGGCTTTGCAACAGACTATGTTGCATTACCGCCGCTGCATCTTTACCTAAATATGCTACCCCCAGCTCAGCGGCCTGCCGCCGACGCTGATAGTAGGATAGTTCCTTGTGACTTTTAGCGATCAGCGCCAAACGCTTATTATTCGCCGAACCCCAACATTCGCCTCGTTGCTCCTCGATCTCTTTGAATAAAAACATGTAAGGCCAATTACGTCGCACATGTCGTTCTGGATTCTTTTTTAGTTGtgtgtaaatttttttcaaattttcataacGATTGCAACATTGTTTGGCAGATCGTTTACGTGCGCTAAATCGATTTAGCACCTCGGCTACCATTTCCCAAACGCTGGCATGATTTTTACGGTTGGATTGGAAAGCACTTTGGATGCGCTCCGATTTGACGATATTCAGTAACGCAATAGATTCGGGTACGTTGAAGTAGCTTTCGGGTGTACGAGGGGCACGATGATGGTGATAGCCGCTACCGCCATTATTGTTGTTCCCATTGCTATGGCCGTTGCTGGTTACGGGTGGCGTTGTTGGTGATTTTAGATCCTGTAAAAAAGCGGAGAGAACATAATATTAGCGTGATCCTTCAGAAAAACACATTTTATAGATATATTGCTCGTCACGGCAAAAATTTTAAGGTAAATGATAGGATCCCTCAGCCAGATTCAGTGCGCCCGACTATTATTAGCTAACAGACTATGAGGGACAGTTAAATTAATTCTTTCTCAATTATAAAAAGTTGGTTTATAATA is a genomic window of Eurosta solidaginis isolate ZX-2024a chromosome 4, ASM4086904v1, whole genome shotgun sequence containing:
- the meso18E gene encoding uncharacterized protein meso18E isoform X2, which produces MDLKSPTTPPVTSNGHSNGNNNNGGSGYHHHRAPRTPESYFNVPESIALLNIVKSERIQSAFQSNRKNHASVWEMVAEVLNRFSARKRSAKQCCNRYENLKKIYTQLKKNPERHVRRNWPYMFLFKEIEEQRGECWGSANNKRLALIAKSHKELSYYQRRRQAAELGVAYLGKDAAAVMQHSLLQSLSTDSSSNNSKMERFLPNHFVEAQLGDGLGNSMGGGGMYDEGTPLHIPPGASAAAVAAAAAAAMNAAMQKEQEMRANTASAGAGGGGGGAVIENGNSGVAGAGAAQHAGELNGSLSTNGAADMSNGVESIATGGSGASVVSNLLAPHIVNGIKDVLRPNFDKECNARETLGALNTDSNIAMKSEPMSEGEFNPDDIQLIQTNYNGSQGYYPHNIDPNVLHPDVIVDTDNISDCSSVTGADGIGGSAKSKRKLSTSTEGDDNTNYELIEYLKRREKRDEELLRRMDAREERLLALLERTVVAIEALAGKKPAESKE